The segment AGGCTGTACCTCCAGATGTGGTCCGATGTGCCACCAGGGGACGCCCGGGTTGAGCTCGCGGTCTTTGGCACTCGACAGCAGGATACGATGCCCCGACTTCAGCTCGCATTTCCCCACCGTATTCTGGAGCGCTTCACGGAACTCGAACGGGACATCGACTTCGCGCGACTCGGCAAAGGTGAGTACCGATTGCAGGTGACAGTGCGCGTGGCCGGGGGAGGCCTCCTCGCGAAGCGAGAGAGTCAGTTCACCGTCGAGTAGGTGGGGGAAGACAATGCTCGAGCTTCGCTGAGCCCCTACCTCCCCCTTTCCACCAACACCCGATGCGTCCCCCGGTCCGGCTCGCCCGGCGCCGGGGTGCGCTGCGTATAGCGCCCATCCGCACCAAGCTCCCACGCCTGCCGGTTGTCCTCCAGCATCCCCTCCAGCAGCCGCCGGATCTCGGCGCGATGCTTCGGCTCCTCGATCGGCACCGCCGCCTCGATGCGCCGGTCGAGGTTCCGCGGCATCCAGTCGGCCGACGAGATGTAGCACTCCTCCTTGCCGGCATTCCGGAAGAGGAAGGCGCGTGAGTGCTCCAGGAAGCGCCCGAGGATCGAGATCACCCGGATCCGCTCGCTCACACCCGGCACGCCGGGCCGCAGGCAGCAGATGCCGCGGATGATCAGGTCGATCTCCACCCCCGCCTGCGACGCACGGTAGAGCGCCTCGATCACCTCGGGGTCCACCAGCGCGTTCATCTTCGCGAGGATCCGCCCCTGCCGCCCGCGACGCGCATGCTCCGCCTCGCGCTCGATCTTCTCGAGGAACGACGCCTTCATCCAGCGCGGCGCCACCAGCAGCTTGCGATAGCCCGTCGGCGCGCCGAAGCCGGTGAGGACATTGAAGAGCTCGCTCAGGTCGGCACCAAGCTCCTGGTCGGCACTCAGCAGCCCGAAGTCGGTGTAGTAGCGCGCCGTCCGGGGATTGTAGTTGCCGGTCCCGATGTGCACATAGCGGCGGATCGCATCGCCCTCGCGCCGCACCACCAGCAGCACCTTGGCGTGCGTCTTGAGCCCCGAGACGCCGTAGGAGACGTGCACGCCGATGTCCTCGAAGCGCTTGGCCCAGGAGATGTTCTGCTCCTCGTCGAAGCGCGCCTGCAGCTCGATCAGCACCGCGACCTGCTTCCCGCGCTCGGCGGCCTGCGCCAGCAATCGCGCGATCTCGCCGCCCGTGCGGTAGAGCGTGATCTTGATCGCGAGGACGTCGGGATCTTCGGTGGCCCGCGCGATGAACTGCTCCACCGACCCCTGGAACGAATCGTACGGGTGGTGCAGCAACACATCCCCCTCGCGCAGCACCGCAAAGAGGTCGCGACTCTCGGCCAGGCGCCGAGGAGTCACTGGCGTGAAGGGCAGGTCCTTGAGCGCCGGCGCATCGATCGCCGAGATCACCATGAGGTCGCTCAGGTCGAGCGGACCGGTGACCTCGAAGAGGTCGGCCTCGGTGAGTGGCAACCCTTCGCCGGCGTCGGCCTCGTTGAGCTCCTCGAGCAGCAGCGTCCGGATCGGCTGCGGCATCGACTTGTGCACTTCAAGGCGCACCACCTCGCCGAACTTCCGGTTGCGCACTTCTTCCTGAATCAACGAAAGCAAGTCCTCGGCTTCATCGCTGTCGTCGCCGAGCTCGAGCTTGAGGTCGGTGTTGCGCGTGACGCGGAAGAGGTGCCAGCCCACGATCGGCACGCCGGGGAAGAGCGTCTCGAGGTGCGCGCCGATCAGGTACTCCAACGGGAGGAACTCGTTCGCGCGCTTGAGCGGCACCCAGCGGGGCAACAGCCGCGGCACCTTCACGCGCGCAAAGCGCTCCTCGCCCGCCGAGTCCATCAGCGAGACCGCCAACGAGAGCGAGAGGTTCGAGATGTGCGGGAAGGGGTGCGCCGGATCGACCGCGAGCGGCGTCAGCACCGGGAAGACGTGCGACTCGAAGTACGCCGAGAGGTGCGCGCGCTCCTCCTCGGGGAGGTCGTCGAAGCGCTCGTGCAGTCGGATGCCGTGCGCGGCCAGCGCGGGCACCAACTCGTGCACGAGGCAGCGTGACTGCTGTTCCAGCATCCCCTGCACAGTCTGGCGGATGGCGTCGAGCTGGGCCATCGGCGCCATCCGGTCGGCGGCGTTCTCAGCGATCTTGGCGAGCACCTGCTCGCGCAGGCCGGCGACGCGGACCTGGAAGAACTCGTCGAGGTTGCTCGCGAAGATCGAGAGGAACTTGACCCGCTCGAGCAGCGGTGTCCGCGGGTCGAGCGCCTCGTGCAGCACGCGCCGGTTGAACTCGAGCCACGAGAGCTCGCGGTTCAGGTAGAGCGCGGGGTCCTTGAGGTTCGGGGCCTGCCGGAGCACGGCGTCGTTCGGGGCCGGGGCCTGCGGTGTGGCGGTCATGGCGAGGAGGTCATCCAGCGGAGGCGATCACGCCGCCGCCCAGGACGCGCTGCGTGGCGTCGTAGAGAACGCCCGACTGCCCCGGGGCGATCGCCCGGACCGGGACGTCGAGATCGAGCACCAGCATGCCACCATCCGCGCTCCGCACCACCGCCGGCACCGCCTCGGCCCGGTAGCGCAGCTGCGCCCAGCACCGGTCGCCCACCGCCAACGGCTCGGCGAGCCAGTTGAGCTCCTCCAGCGTGACGGCATGGCCCATCAGTTCATCCGCCTCGCCGACCACCACCTCGCGGCTGTCGGGGCGGATCCCCACCACATACAGCGGCAACGACCGCCCACCCGGGAGGCCGCGCCGCTGGCCGATCGTGTAGCGCGCGAAGCCGTCGTGCTCGCCCACGACTTCACCGGACGAGGTGACGAGCGGCCCCGCCTGCAGTGCCGGCGCATCGGCCGGAAGCCGCTGCTCCAGCACGCCGACGTAGTTGTCGTCGGGGACGAAGCAGATCTCGACGCTCTCGGGGTTGTCGGCGGTCTCGAGCTCGAGGGCGCGGGCACGCGCACGCGTCTCCGCCTTGGTGAGCTCGCCCACCGGCGTGAGCATCCGTGCCACCACCGCCTTGTCGATCCCCCAGAGGAAGTAGCTCTGGTCCTTGTTCCGGTCGGTGCCGCGATACAGCGCGCCATCACGGGCGTTGGCGTAGTGGCCGGTGGCGATCGCGTCGCAGCCGAGCGAGTCGGCGTGGGCCAGCAGGTCGCGGAACTTGGTGAACGAGTTGCAGCGGACGCAGGGAATCGGCGTGCGGCCGCGCGCGTATTCGTCGACGAAGTTGTCGATCACCCGCTCCGAGAAGCGGTCCTCGAGATTGAGGACGTAATGCGGGATGCCGAGGCGGTGGGCCACGGCGCGCGCATCGTTGATCGAATCGAGGGAACAGCAGGGGCGGTCGGGGACATCGTCGCCGTAGCAGAAGAGCTTCATCGTCGCGCCAATCACCTCGTAGCCCTGCTCGACGAGCAGTGCTGCGGCCAGCGAGGAATCCACCCCGCCGCTCATGGCGACGAGGACCTTCCGCACGCTAGCCACGGCCGAGGGCAGCTCCCAATCGTCGGACTCGTTCCACGACGCCCGGGAGGACCTCGACGGCGCGATCCACATCGGCCGCGGTGGATTCGTGGCCCAGCGAGAAGCGGATGGTGCCCAGCGCGAGGCCGCGCTCGACGCCCATCGCGGTCAGCACGTGCGACGGCTCGACCGCACCGGTCGAACAGGCCGAGCCGCCCGAGCAGGCGACGCCCGCCAGGTCGAGGTGCATCAGCATCGCCTCGGCCTCGGCGCCCGGAATGGCGATCGAGAGGACGTGCGGGGCGCGCTCGACGCCGGCGGCATGGACCACCAGGTCGGGGATCGCGACCTGCAACCGCTCGGCGAGGTTGTCGCGCAACGTGCGGACATGGATCACATGCGCGTCGAGCTCCTGGCGCGCCAGCAGCGCCGCACGCCCGAGTGCCACCGCACCGGCGACGTTCTCGGTCCCGGGGCGAATGCCGTACTGCTGGCCGCCGCCGTGGATGAGCGAATCGACGATGTGGCGGTCGCGCACGATGAGGGCGCCGATGCCCTTGGGCGCGCCGAGCTTGTGGCCGGAGATGGAGAGGAGGGAGCAGCCGACTTCGTCGAGGGCGATCGGCAGCTTGCCGAACGATTGCACGGCGTCGCTGTGGAGCGGGACGCCGGCCGCACGACATCGCGCGCCGATCTCGACCATCGGCTGCACCGTGCCGACTTCGTTGTTGACCCACATCACCGAGACCAGCGCGGGGCCTTCGGCGAGCGCGGCATCGAGCGCGTCGAGTCGAACCTGACCATTGTGATCGACCGGGAGGATCGTCTCTCGCCCACCCATCGATACCACGACGTGCGCGGCGGCGAGGACTGCCTTGTGCTCGATCGCGGAAGTCACGACGTGCATCGACCTGCCGGCGCGACGAGCGGCATGCGCGGCACCGATCACGGCGAGGTTGTCGGCCTCGGTCCCGCCCGAGGTAAAGATCACTTGGTTCGGTTCGACGCCGAGCGCCTCTCCGACTTCGCGCTTCCCCATTTCGAGTCCGGCCTTGGCGGCCCGCCCGAAGCGGTGTGACGACGAGGGATTACCCCACGACGCGTTGAAGAAGGGGAGCATCGCCTCAAGCACCTCAGGGCGCACGGGCGTGGTCGCGGCGTGGTCGAAGTAGACAGGTTCCATGGGCCCAAATCTAGTCAGGGCACGGGGTTGCGGAACCGTCAGCAGGGCGGGCATCCCGCAATGATGCGGGCTGCCCGAAGCGGCGTAAAGGGTTGTGGGGCAGGCAGTTACCCGATTGATACCGGGTGGTGACGTTACAGCGAGGCGACGCCCAGCCGGGTGATGTCGTCCACCGCCATCGTCTCGGCGGTCCAGAACGGCTCTCCGTAGGCGGCCCGGATCAGCGAGCCGGCGTGGGCGTCCTGGGTGCGGATCAGGTCGAGGATCGGCTGGCCGGTCGGGTAGAGCTCGCCGGCCTGGATGGTGTCCGGCGTGAACTGCGAGGCGTAGCAGGCCACCGCCTTCAGCTTCCGTTCGAACTGCGCCGAGGTGTCGACGACGAATGTCGGCTTGACGGTGTCTTCGCGGTAGGCAAACGCGTAGACCACCTTCAGCGGCTTCCACGGTTCGCCGTCGGCGGGGTAGTTCTTGAGCCCCGAGAGGAAGCAGGCGTCGCGGACGAGCTCCGAGGCGACACGATGGTCCGGGTGGCGACCGACGGGGTAGGGGAGGATGAGCGTGCGCGGCTTGAGGCGGCGGAGCTGCTCGACCACAACGCGTCGCATCGCGTCGTTGTTCTCGAGGTGGCCATCCGGGAGGCCGGCGTTGGTGCGTGCGGTGATGCCGAGCACCAGCGACGCAGCGGCAGCCTCACGGGCGCGGATCTCGGCGTTGCCGCGCGACCCCATCTCGCCGTGGGTCAGATCAAGAATCCCGACGCGGCGGCCCGCATCAACGGCCTTCGCAAGGGTGCCCCCGGCGAGGAGTTCGGCATCATCCGGGTGGGCGACGGCGGCCAGCAGGTCGAGGGGCATGGTTAAAGGTAGAGGTGATTCGCGCGCTTGTCATCCTGGAGCGAACGTGCCAGGCATGTCATCCTGGCGAAGCAGCGGGAGGGGGTCGAAGGGACCTTTCACCGTGTGTCATCCTGAGCGGAGCACCCCGGACGGGGTGCGCAGTCGAAGGACCTCGGACGGTACGCGACTCGATCATGGGAGGCTCAGGGGCCGAGAGATCATTCCAATCCGGATTCACAGACTCGATCAAGTCCAGCTTCTTCATCCGCCGCCACCCCTTGAGCTGCTTCTCCCGCTTCAACGCCGAATGCACGTCGCCGGTCTCTTCGCAGTACACGAGGCGGTCTACGTGGTACTTCGCCGTGAAGGCGTTCACGCCTCCTGCGCGGTGCTGGGCGAGGCGCCGGGGCATGTTGGAGGTCACGCCGATGTACAGCACGCGACTGCGGCTGGCCAGGATGTAGACCCAGTAGGTCATGGGGCACGCTCCGAAAGGGGAGTGTGGATGATGGCTCGGGAGGTCCCAGCGGCGGGGTCGATCTCTGGCGGGGCGGGTCAAACAATTGCAGGGCGCGCTATCAGGCAGGTCCTTCGACTGCGCCCGCTTCGCGGGCTCCGCTCAGGATGACAATGGGGGAGAGGTCCTTCGACTGCGCCGGCTACGCCGTCGCTTCGCTCAGGATGACACTACGGAAAGAGGTCCTTCGACTGCGCCCGCTTCGCGGGCTCCGCTCAGGATGACATCGCGCGCGCGGGCTCCGCTCAGGATGACATACTCCGGGGTACACCATCATCCATCATCCATCGTCCATCATCACGTCATTCGTGCCGCAACGCCTCCACCGGATCCATCCGCGCCGCGCGGGTCGCGGGGATCATCCCGAAGACGAGGCCGATGGCCACGGAGGCACAGACCGCCACCACGGCGCTCCAGAGCGGTGCCCCGCTGTCCAGCTTGAGCACCAGCTTGAGCAGTTCGCCGACGGTGAGGCCGACGATGATGCCGAGGATGCCGCCGACCCCGGTGAGGGTGGCGGCCTCGACGAGGAACTGCCAGAGCACCTCGTTCTTGGTGGCGCCGAGCGCCTTCCGGAGGCCGATCTCGTGGGTGCGGTCGGTGACCGAGACCATCATGATCGCCATCACGCCGATCCCGCCGACCAGCAGCGCCACCGACGACAGCGCGATCATCACCAGGAAGAACGCCGAGGTCAGCGAGGTGATGGTGTCGAGGATCTGGTCCTGGGTGATCACGTCGAAGGAATTCGGCGTCGCCGGACGGTGACCGCGTGATCGACGCAAGGTGGCGATCGCGGCGTCTTTGGCGACGGGGACCGAGACACCCCGCTGGGCGAGGATCGCGATGAAGAGCGAATTGGTCTCGTCGTACTGGAAGCTCTGCTTCGCCGCGCGGAACGGGACGATGCCGCCGTCGGCGGCGCCAGGCGGCTGGAAGATGTTGTCGGGCTTGGCGTAGACGCCGATCACGGTGAAGGCGGTCCCGCCGATGCGGATCACGTGGCCCAGGGGGTTCATTCGCCCGAAGAGCCGGTCGGTGACCTCCTCTTCGAGCACCACCACCGGTTGGCCGCCCTTGAGTTCGGACTGCGAGAAGAAGCGCCCCGACAGCAGCGAGCCACCTTGGATCTCGAGGTAGCTGTTGTCGGCGCCGTAGATCATCAGCCCCTGCGAGCGGATGCCGTCGAACTCGATCTTCTGCTGCACCTGCACCATCAGCCCGGCGTAGCGGATCTGCTCGCTGCGGCGCAGCGCAACGGCATCATCCTCGTCGAGCACCTTGCGCGCCTTGACCTCTGGCGGCAGCCGATCCGGATTGAGCGGTACCGACGAGAAGAAGCGCACCACGTAGAAGGTCTGCGGCGAGGCGTTCTCGACCGAGGCGAAGATCTGCGTCTGGATCCCGTTCACGAGCGAGGCCATCACCATCACGGTCGTCACGCCGATCACGACGCCAAGGATGGTCAGCCCGCTGCGCAGCTTGGCGCCACGCATCGCGTCGAGCGCCTGCAGGACCCCTTCGAAGACATTCCCGACGCGGAAGGCCATCTGCTATTCCGTCCGCAAGGCGGTGATGGGGTCGAGCTTCGCCGCGCGCGTGGCCGGGTAGACGCCGAAGATCATGCCGGTGCCGGCGCCGAGCAGCAGCGCGAGTCCGACCGACCAGCCGGTGACCTTGGCCGGCAAGGGCGAGTACGTCGACACCAGGACCGCGAAGGTCCAGCCCGCCAGCACGCCAATCATGCCGCCAAGCAGCGAGAGGATGACGGTCTCGACGAGGAACTGCCGGCGGATGTCCTGCCGGTTGGCGCCGAGCGCCTTGCGCAGCCCGATCTCGCGGGTCCGCTCGCTCACCGTCATCAGCATGATGTTCATGATCACGATGCCGCCGACCACGATGCCGATGCAGACCACGGCGGGCACCACGGTGAAGAGCAGCGCCGTGAGCGCGGTCCAGAAGGCGAGCAAGGCGTCGGCCTTGTCGACGGTGAAGTCGTTCGCCACGCCCGGCCGCAGTCGGTGCGCCAGGCGCATCGCCTCCTCGGCCCGATTCATCGCGCCGGGGATCTGGTCGGCCTCGCGCATCTTCACGGAGATGACCGTCGTGCGGCGGCGGCCCCAGACCGACTCGAACACCGGCAGCGGCAACAACGCGAAGCCATCGAAGGAGGCGCCGAGGGTCTGCCCCTTCGCCGCGAAGACGCCCTTCACCGTGTACTGCCGCCCCGCGATCCGCACGGTCTTGCCGATGGCGGCGTCGGCCGACTGAAAGAGCTTGGTGGCGACGTCCCAGCCGATGGCGGTCACCAGTCGGCGCCCGCGGATGTCGATGTCGTTGAGCGGCTCGCCGGCGGCAATCACGTAGTCCTGCACCAGCTGATAGTCGGGGGTGATCCCGAAGATCAGGACGCCGCCAACCGATTGGTTGCCTGAGATGACCGCCGCGTTCGGCGTCGGCCAGCCGGACTGGATTGCCACCCCCTGCGCATCGGGCAGGGCGCGCCGCACCACTTCGGCGTCCTCCTTCGAGATCAGCGGCCGCTTGGCGAGCAGCTTGATCTGGTCGTTGTCGAGGAGCCCGACCGAAATGGGCGTGCGGCGCACCTGGAAGGCGTTGTTGCCGATGATCGCGCCGGTGAGGTTCTCCTTGACATACGAATTCATCCCCTGGATCACCGCGACGACGGTGACCAGGAAGGCGACGGAGACGATGATGCCGAGGAGGGTGAAGATGGCCCGAAGCTTGGAGCTCCAGATTGTCTGGAGGGCCAGGCGGAGGGCTTCGGAATAGGGCATTGGTAAAAGGTAAGGGGGGGCGGGGTGGGGAGGTGAGGGGAGACCGCCTCAGGCGCTGTCATCCTGAGCGAAGCACCCCGCAGGGGTGCGTAGTCGAAGGACCTCTCTCCGAGCGCATCGGGAAGAGGTCCTTCGACTGCGCGTCCTTGCAGGACGCTTCGCTCAGGATGACAACACTCCAGCGATTCCCCACCAGCTATTCGTACCGCAACGCCTCCACCGGATCCAACTTCGCCGCCCGGTTGGCCGGGTAAAGCCCGAAGAAGATCCCGGTGATTGCCGAGGCGATGATCGCCGCGAAGATCGACCAGAGCGGAATCGAGGCGGGGATCGGCGAGAAGGTGCGGATCCCCCACGAGATGACGGCCCCCATGGCCATGCCGCAGAGCCCACCGAGCACCGTCAGCGTGGCTGCCTCGACCAGGAACTGGAAGAGGATCTCGCCGCGGGTGGCGCCGAGCGCCTTCCGGACGCCGATCTCACGGGTCCGTTCAGTCACCGAGATCATCATGATCGCCACGACGCCGACGCCGCCCACCATCAGGCCGACCGACGACAGTACTAGCATGACCAGGAAGAAGCCGGCCGTCATGTCGTTGAAGCTCTCCATGAACTTGTCGCCGGAGATCAGGTCGAAGTTGTTCTCCGCCCCCGGCTTGAGCCCGCGCTTGATGCGCAGTGCCGCCGTGACCTGATCCATCGCCTCGGCCTGGGTCGCGGTCTCCTTGGGGAAGACGGCGATGTTGAGCCAGCCCCACGCGAAGGTGGCCGACTTCACGAAGGTCGTGTGCGGGACGACGATCTTCGGGCCCTCATCGGCGAAGAGGCCGGACGGGTCCTGATACAGCCCCACGACGGTGAAGGGGAGGCCGAAGATCTTGATCTGCCGTCCCAAGGGATCGACGCCGGGGAAGAGTTCGTCGGCGACAGGCTGATTGATCACGACGACGTACGACCCACCGGCATCCTCGGTCGGGGTGAAGTTGCGCCCCTGCAGCAGCTCGCCGCCTTCCACCTGCAGCCAATTGGTGCTCTGCCCGTCCACCTGCGCGGAGGGGAGTGCCTTGCGGCCGTAGGAGACACGCGACCCGCCGGACTCGCGGATGTTGACCGCGCCGATGGCCGGGAGGCGGCTGATCATCTCGGCCTCCTCGCGGCTCATCATCGGCCGCTTCCGCCAGGGCGACATTTCGTCCGAACCATCCGAGATCTGGATGCCCGAGCGGAAGTAGCGCATTACGTAGAACGACTTCGGGCCAGCGCGCTGGACGATCTCGCTCACCGAGTTCTGGATGCCGGTGATCGTCGCCGCCATGGCGATGACCACCATGACGCCGATCGCCACGCCGAGGATGGTCAGCGCCGCACGCACCTTGGAGGCGCGCACCGAGTCGAGCGCGAGCGTGACGCCTTCGAGTGCGCGAGCCAACAGGTTGCCGCGTCCGTAGTCGCTCATTCCTGCCTCAGTGCTGCGATGGGGTCGAGTCGCGAGGCCTGGCGCGCCGGATAGACGCCCGCGACCATGCCGACCAGGATGCCAAGCGCGACGCCCACGAAGATCGACCAGGGCGCCACAGCGGCCGGCAACGGCGTGAAGGCACGCACCGCGAAGGCCAGCAGCAGGCCGGTGCCGATCCCCATCACCGCGCCGGTGACCGAGAGGGTCGCCGACTCGACGATGAACTGCGCCATGATGTCGCGCCGCTTGGCGCCGAGCGCCTTGCGGACGCCGATCTCGCGAGTCCGCTCGCTGACGGCCATCAGCATGATGTTCATGATCACGATGCCGCCGACCACCAGGGAGATCGCCACCAGCCCCGGCAGGGCGAGGAAGAGCACCTTGGAGATCTTCTCCCACCCCGCGAGCGCCCCTTCGGCCGACTCGAGATGGAAGTTGTCGGGCTGCCCGGGGCGGAGGCCGCGGCGGCCGCGCATCAGGACGGTGACTTCTTCCATCGCCGCGCGCATCTGGTCCGGGTTGGCCGTCTGGATCTGGATGTCGTCGATGATGTGCGGCCGGTTCACCAACCGGCGCGCCGGCGAGGTGATCGGGGTGATCGCGAACTTGTCGAGCGAGATCCCGAACAGCGTCCCCTGCTTGGCGACGACGCCGATGACGCGGTGCGGCAGCCCGCCGATCGCGATCGTCTGGCCGATCGGGTCACGCCCGTCGAAGAGGCGTTCGCCCAGCTCGGACCCCAGCACCACCACCGCCGCGCCGATGTTCACTTCCTGCGGTGAGAACGCCCGTCCTTCGGCGATGTCGTAGTGCTTGATCTTGAAGAAGTCCGCCTCGACCGTGTTGACCTGGATCTGCTTGGCGACCTTCCCCTGCCAGGAGAGCGTCACCTGGTCATAACCGGCCGCGGCGATCGTTGCGGGGACGGTCAGTCGTTCCTTGATGTACTCGGCATCCTCGATCGTGACGCGCGGATTGCGCTGCCACTGCCGCCACTCCTCCTCGCTGGGGTCCCCGGTCTGGATGTTCGGCTGGTGGCGCACCTGGAAGGTGTTCACGCCGATCAGCGCCCCGGCAAACTTCTCGGTCATGTAGACGTTCATGCCTTGCACGATCGAGACGACCGCGATCAGGAAGGTCACGCCGATCAGCACCCCGACGAGCGAGAAGAAGCTCTTCAGCTTCTGCGCCACGATCGAGTCCCACGCCAGCCGGACCGCCTCGAAGAAGGGCATCTCAGGCCGCGGCCTCGCGGACGGGCGATTCGTTGCGACGATCGCTGTCCACCTTGCCGTCGCGCAGCACCACCACCCGGTGGGCGTGCGCGGCAATGTCGGGTTCGTGGGTCACCAGGATCACGGTCTGCCCCTGCGCGTGCAGGGAGCCGAAGACCCGCATGATCTCCACGCTCGTGGCCGAGTCGAGGTTGCCGGTCGGTTCGTCGGCGAGGAGGATCGACGGCTCGTTGACGAGCGCCCGCGCGATCGCCACGCGCTGCCGCTGGCCGCCGGAGAGTTCGTTGGGGCGGTGGTCCATCCGGTTGCCCAGGCCGACACGCTCCAGCGCTGCCTCGGCCCGGCGCTTCCGCTCGCGGGTCGACACACCGGCATACACCAACGGCAGTTCGACATTGGCCAGCGCGGTCGCGCGGGGCAGCAGGTTGAACGTCTGGAAAACGAAGCCGATCTCGCGATTGCGCACCCGGGCCAGGTCGTCGTCGACCATGGTCGAGACTTCCTGTCCGTTGAGCCAGTACTGGCCGCCGGAAGGTGTGTCGAGGCAGCCCAGCATGTTCATCATCGTCGACTTGCCGGAACCCGAAGGCCCCATGATCGCGACGTACTCGTTGCGCTGGATCTCGAGATCGACGCCGCGGAGGGCGAGCACCTTCTCGCTCCCCATCACGTACTCCCGGGTGATGCCCGCGAGGCGAATGATGGCGTCGCTCACGGCTTCACCACCGCCGGGCCACCGGCCGGCGCCGCCTTCACCTTGGACGAATCCTTGAGATCGCGGATCGCCTGGTAGCTGCCTGCCACGATCGTCTCGCCCTTCTTGAGGCCGGTGAGGACCTCGAAGTGCTCGTCGCCGGCGATGCCGACCTTGACGGTGCGGAAGCGCGCCACGCCGTTCTCGACGATGAAGACGCCTTCCTTGTCCTTCGGCTTCTTGCCGCCGGCCGTGTCGCTCGTGGTCGTGAGCGGGGCACCGGCCGCGGCGGCCTGATCGCCACCCATGGCGCTGTCCGGCCGCGTGGTGAGCGCGATGATCGGGATCGAGAGCGCACCCTTCCGGACGTCGGTTACGATCCGCGCCGTCATGCTCAGGTCGGGGCGCACGTCGGCCGGCGGGTTGGTCAGCGTCACTTCGACTTCGAAGTCGACCGCGCGGTCGGCCGAGGCCGCACCGGCGGCGGTCGTCGCCGCGCTGTTCGCGATCTTGGTCACCTTGCCGACGAACGCGGTGTCGGGGAAGGCGTCGATGGCGACCGACACCGAGTCGCCGAGTTCGAGGCGGATCACGTCGGTTTCGTCCACCTTGACCACGGCCTGGATGACCGAGAGATCGGCGATGCGCATCAACAGGCCGACGTCACGCGAGAAGGCGCCGGTCTGGGCGACTTCGCCCTCTTCCACCGCAAGCCGGACGACGCGGCCGGAGATCGGCGCGAAGAGGCGGGTGCGGGCGAGGTTGTCCTGCGCCTCCTTGAGCGAGGCCTGCGTCTGCTGCACCTGCGCCTGGCTCGACTTGAGCAACGCCTCGGAGACGTCGAACGCCTGCTGCGACTGTTCCATCACTTCGTCGGCGATCAGCGTCGGGTTGGTCCGCTTCAACTCGCGGTTCCGGTCCAGCGCGCGCTTCGCCTGGTCGCGATTGGTCTTCGCCTGCAGCAGCTGCGCCTGCACCGACGTCAGCGACGCCGTGGCGCGGTCGACCGCGCCCTTGAACTGCACCTGGTCCAGCTCGACCAGCAGCTGGCCCTTGGTGACGAGGTCGCCTTCCTTCACGGTGATGCGC is part of the Gemmatimonadota bacterium genome and harbors:
- a CDS encoding ABC transporter permease, with product MPYSEALRLALQTIWSSKLRAIFTLLGIIVSVAFLVTVVAVIQGMNSYVKENLTGAIIGNNAFQVRRTPISVGLLDNDQIKLLAKRPLISKEDAEVVRRALPDAQGVAIQSGWPTPNAAVISGNQSVGGVLIFGITPDYQLVQDYVIAAGEPLNDIDIRGRRLVTAIGWDVATKLFQSADAAIGKTVRIAGRQYTVKGVFAAKGQTLGASFDGFALLPLPVFESVWGRRRTTVISVKMREADQIPGAMNRAEEAMRLAHRLRPGVANDFTVDKADALLAFWTALTALLFTVVPAVVCIGIVVGGIVIMNIMLMTVSERTREIGLRKALGANRQDIRRQFLVETVILSLLGGMIGVLAGWTFAVLVSTYSPLPAKVTGWSVGLALLLGAGTGMIFGVYPATRAAKLDPITALRTE
- a CDS encoding ABC transporter ATP-binding protein; the protein is MIRLAGITREYVMGSEKVLALRGVDLEIQRNEYVAIMGPSGSGKSTMMNMLGCLDTPSGGQYWLNGQEVSTMVDDDLARVRNREIGFVFQTFNLLPRATALANVELPLVYAGVSTRERKRRAEAALERVGLGNRMDHRPNELSGGQRQRVAIARALVNEPSILLADEPTGNLDSATSVEIMRVFGSLHAQGQTVILVTHEPDIAAHAHRVVVLRDGKVDSDRRNESPVREAAA
- a CDS encoding efflux RND transporter periplasmic adaptor subunit, whose amino-acid sequence is MSRGVKISLGLVVVAIIGVVAMKMKGGSDKPVEVRLEEVATRDLVSAVTASGKIEAKSQVDVSSEVTARILRITVKEGDLVTKGQLLVELDQVQFKGAVDRATASLTSVQAQLLQAKTNRDQAKRALDRNRELKRTNPTLIADEVMEQSQQAFDVSEALLKSSQAQVQQTQASLKEAQDNLARTRLFAPISGRVVRLAVEEGEVAQTGAFSRDVGLLMRIADLSVIQAVVKVDETDVIRLELGDSVSVAIDAFPDTAFVGKVTKIANSAATTAAGAASADRAVDFEVEVTLTNPPADVRPDLSMTARIVTDVRKGALSIPIIALTTRPDSAMGGDQAAAAGAPLTTTSDTAGGKKPKDKEGVFIVENGVARFRTVKVGIAGDEHFEVLTGLKKGETIVAGSYQAIRDLKDSSKVKAAPAGGPAVVKP
- a CDS encoding ABC transporter permease, whose product is MSDYGRGNLLARALEGVTLALDSVRASKVRAALTILGVAIGVMVVIAMAATITGIQNSVSEIVQRAGPKSFYVMRYFRSGIQISDGSDEMSPWRKRPMMSREEAEMISRLPAIGAVNIRESGGSRVSYGRKALPSAQVDGQSTNWLQVEGGELLQGRNFTPTEDAGGSYVVVINQPVADELFPGVDPLGRQIKIFGLPFTVVGLYQDPSGLFADEGPKIVVPHTTFVKSATFAWGWLNIAVFPKETATQAEAMDQVTAALRIKRGLKPGAENNFDLISGDKFMESFNDMTAGFFLVMLVLSSVGLMVGGVGVVAIMMISVTERTREIGVRKALGATRGEILFQFLVEAATLTVLGGLCGMAMGAVISWGIRTFSPIPASIPLWSIFAAIIASAITGIFFGLYPANRAAKLDPVEALRYE
- a CDS encoding ABC transporter permease; its protein translation is MPFFEAVRLAWDSIVAQKLKSFFSLVGVLIGVTFLIAVVSIVQGMNVYMTEKFAGALIGVNTFQVRHQPNIQTGDPSEEEWRQWQRNPRVTIEDAEYIKERLTVPATIAAAGYDQVTLSWQGKVAKQIQVNTVEADFFKIKHYDIAEGRAFSPQEVNIGAAVVVLGSELGERLFDGRDPIGQTIAIGGLPHRVIGVVAKQGTLFGISLDKFAITPITSPARRLVNRPHIIDDIQIQTANPDQMRAAMEEVTVLMRGRRGLRPGQPDNFHLESAEGALAGWEKISKVLFLALPGLVAISLVVGGIVIMNIMLMAVSERTREIGVRKALGAKRRDIMAQFIVESATLSVTGAVMGIGTGLLLAFAVRAFTPLPAAVAPWSIFVGVALGILVGMVAGVYPARQASRLDPIAALRQE